The window ctcatttttatgtatataactcattgttaaaatacctaatgagatacatacttataataaaaacatgttaactatatatataaccatatatatgtcatcgtatagtttttacaagttttacgttcgtgaatcaccggtcaacttgggtggtcaattgtctatatgaaacatatttcaattaatcaagtcttaacaagtttgattgcttaacatgttggaaacatttaatcatgtaaatatcaatctcaattaatatatataaacatggaaaagttcgggtcactacataatgaaCATCGTACGCAACAATCATAGGGGGAATTGTTTTCATTTTCACTGATCGGAAGTGTTTTACTTTGGAGTTGAGAAGTGAAGTCTGTGAAATGAATTGGGTTAGTGggtgtatttataggtgaaaaagtatccgtttttgaaagaaaaaaaaaattaacggtcGGATTTTAAATCcgtttattttttaattttaaaaattaaatttgaaaatattaataataaattcaataaagcaataaataaaacagaaaaattaaaaattaaatgccACATCAGCTTTCCACTAACCCACACCACTAACCCACACCACCACTACTTCACTCAAACCACTCACACGTCCTAGTGATCAAAAAGCAACCCACGCCCCCAACACACGCCCCCTACCGTTACGAATGGTCTAAGTAGTATGTTAGCTAGTACTAAGGGTTACTGAAAAGTTAGCGTTAAACTTCACCAATCTTCAAATGTGTTTGGTATCACATAACATCAAAACTTATACATAAACATTTAAGGACTCGTGCAGATTCAATTCTTACATAGTAAAAAAGTGTATATATTCAATGCGAATCAGATCTACAATGAAACTCAGATCTACAATCCGCTCTAATTCAATTCGTTCATcactaacaattaaacaacaatCATGTTTAAGACTATGAAaataacaataaaattcatcaaaaAACAATCACTGAAATTTCAATATGAAACAAAAACTAAGAGATTATCAACATATACCTTTATTGGTGGCGATGGTTAACGATGGTGATGATGTAGGTAGTGTATGGTGGCGGTGGCGATGGAGAAGGTGAAGGTAGTTGCGGTGTATGAAACGAATTGAATGAAATGCTAACACAACTATCGGTGCATTGGGTAAAACAATCTCGAAATAATTAACATTTTCGCGATAATTATTGTTTTCGAGAGGGTTTTCGCGACATTTGCAACCTGCTAGTCCGAGAAATGTTTTCGCGATGAACGTGATTTTCGAGAGTAAAATTACGCAATACGCGAGTCAGGTGTGCACGTGGCTCTTCTTCAATGGTTTAAAGCTGTTTTCGCGAGTCGCGAATGTTGACCCAGTTTTTTCGAGGAGTCAATGTCTAGTTGTGAAAAAATGCTTCTGACAACGTTTATTTTTGAGAGAGATGGGCTTATTTGTCTATTTGGGTAATTTTCTCATTTAAATTTACAATGTGATGGTGATAAAGTGTGTTATGGATAATAATGATATGTGATAAGTGACTGATAGGATAGAAATGTGTTGATTTGAAGGGGTTTGTTATGGTTGAAAGTGGTCTTGGTAACACAATTCTATTTTGGTTTACAAAGAATAATCTAATGATTTTATACTGTtacctataacaataacaataacaaataaaaTAATTTACTCCAAGTACTTCGTATCTACTACTATTTCCTACCAATTCTATATTGGTTTACAAAGAATAATATAATGATTTTATACTATtacctataacaataacaataacaaaataaAATAATTTACTCGAAGTACTTCGTATCTACTACTATTTCCCTGTTCTTTGGTTTATATACTTATTAACAGGTTTGTGAACACCCACGATTTTTACGGAGGATTCGAGCAACGAGAAATCGATAAGCTTTTCGAAGCAATGAAAACAAACTACTTGTCGTGGTGCTCTGGGTTCGCACCTTTGATAGTCGGTGGGGATATGGACTCGATAGTTGTACAAGAATTTAGCCGGACGTTATTCAACATGAGACCCGATATTGCTCTATGCAATTTTCAAATGATATTTGAAAGTGACTTAAGAGGTTTGTTGCATTTGGTTTCAGTACCTTGTCATATAATTCAAAGTTCTAAAGATACGGCAGTACCAAGTATGGTGACAGATTACTTGCATCGACATATTGGAAGCAAGACGATTGTTGAAATTATACAGACCGAAGGCCACTTACCACAACTTAGTGCTCCAGAAGTCACGATACCTGCCCTCCTACGACATATAAGGACATAGTCACATAAATGCGACATTTTTTAGTTAATGAAGTGGTTAGATATGCACTACTTATGGTGGTTGTAACAAAAGTTGAACTTTTTAGAATAACAAAATTTATATGTATGGTAGTTCTATTGATGTATGTATGTTAATGATGTATCCTATGGTTTTTACgtatactatcattatttttatgtgGAAGAAGCACTTGAAACATAAGAAAATATGATCGTACCAAATCCGAATCCCGGATAGGATACAAGTGCAAATCACAATCACATTAACAATGAGCGGTTTAAGTCCTTGAAAGCTCTCCGAAATAACAATGATTACCGAATCCAGAGTCAAACTGCGAATCCagttaaagtcaaacttggtcaattacTTTAGAGAGAAAAAGTTCTTCTGTAGAGAGAGAAAATTCTGCTATGACAAAGTGATGTAATCTGCCTATCAATGAAGTCCAGGTGACCTATTTATAGGCAAAAAAGTCAAAGGTTCTTCTTCGTGTCGTATTCTGATTGGTGGGTCAACCTTTATTCTTCGTAATCTTGATTTCATCTTTATTCGCTATCCGTCTTCTTTATTTGCAGTCTGCTAATGTACTTATATTTGATTGTTTTTTGATGCTTTTGTTCACATTTATGGTGTCCGGTTCTTCTTTAAAATGTGTTTTTATGTACGAGAACCGAATAGCTTATCATTAAAATAGTATTAAAAACATGTTTTAATGTTTATCCACTCAGCGTTTTCCTTCAAGAATAACAAATTAATCACATATCAGACAGCTCAGTGttttgcgtaagccctgaaggcagaTGTCTATGCTTAAGCCTTTTTGTAAGCACGTGAGTAGCACACATGCCATGTCAACATAAAAGCACAATGTCAGTTACGAAAATATCGCATAAATCAATCAATGGCAGCATGTCACGTGTCTCCGAACATTATGGAGCATTCATGCCTATAAATAGGCCACCTGGGCCATCACTTTCAGATAATTGAACTTGTTGCAGAGAACGCACTTGCTCTCTCGCACAGTATTTTGTCTTTCTAGAACATTAATACTTAGCCGCAAAATTCTAGACAGACCAACTCATAGTTTGGCTCCACGAGATTGATAAAGCCACCCGACGATATTCTGGCCATGAACCGGGTTTGCAGGGATTCgtcccgagggtaaacatcaacCGGCAATCCACTTCATCACGTTAAGTAGTtctagtgttgttttgaaacttgttaGCCGCTACCCGAAAATAGGTATCAACATATGGCACCATCCGGTTTAAAGAATCACGTCAGCAACTTAAACGAAGAAAACAAAGAACACGAGATAATATCCATTGAAACAAATATGATACATAGGGGGAGCTGGACAACGCAAGAAGGCAGAAGTTTTAGAAGAATGGAATCGGCAGTTAATAGTATCTTCTTTAATATTCAATACAAATCCAGATGCTCCAATGGTTATTGAAGAACGAATACCAAATTGTATTGTGGAGGCATTTATACAGATACAGGGGCatgagcagacattatgtatgagcattgcatTGTTCAACTTCCTGAACGAGTGAAAAGAATGATAAAAGAATCTTTAGTACCATTAGCAAGTTTTATGAGTGAGCCATTTTGGCCCAAAGGAAGTGTAACCTTAGAAGTTGTTTTTGAGAAGACGCCATATAAGAGATCTGCAAACATAGAGTTATTAATCATAAAGGCAAGTTCACAATATAATGTCATACTTGCTCAGCCGGCAATGATGAAGCTTGGAACTATAACATCGACGGTGCAAGTAATAATGAAGTTTTGCTATGTCTGCAGGAATAGCAACTTTATATGCAACACAAAGAAGATCAATTGATTGCGCGCAAGTTAATTGCACGACAGTCAAGCCTATAATACACGAGGAAGGATCAGTATCTCCAAATCCTTTATTTCCAAAACAAACAATTATAACTGGAAGCACATTAAAAAAGGAAATTAAGGAAAAACTCTACAGTATTTTCGCAGCAAATGTAGATGTATTCGCATGGCAAGTATCTGACATGACTGGTGTACCAAGAGAGGTAGCTCAGCATAAATCAAATGTTAACCCAAACATACCTTCTATTTGTCAAAAATGAAGAGGTATGGCCCCAGAACGAAGTAAGTTCTTACGAGAAGAAGTGCATAAACTAGTAGAAGCAGACACTCTAAGAGAAGTGAAATATCAGACTTGCGTAGCAAACccattaatgatatatatataaaaaaaagccaGATAATTCGTGGAGAATGTGTGTAGATTTCACAGACATCAATAAAGCCTGTACAAAAGATAATTATCCTTTACCTAAAATAGATTGGAAGGTATAATCCTTGGTCGAGTTCCGTTATAAATGTTTCTTAGATGCATACAAAGGATATCATTAAATTTTGATGGTAGCAAGAGATGAGGATAAAACAGCTTTTCCTAAGACGAAAGTGATTTTTTGTTACACGAAAATTCCCTTTGGATTAAAAAATGTTGGAGCTAGTTATCAACGAGTCATAGACATGGCATTTTAAGATCAAATTGGTAGAAATGTTGAAGCATATGTGGATGAAATAGTCATCAAGAACAATACGCAAGAGTCTATGATTAAAGACATTTTAGAATCGTTTAGCTCACTACGGAAGATTAATATGGAGCTAaatgtagtaacccgtcctaatccatatggacgaatacatcacatctggtcccattgcgaggtactgacctctatatgatacgttttacaaacattgcattcgtttaaaagacaaactcatttcaaaacataaccttttgatacaaatgatatatgattctcgtaatatgaatgactaatatgTCGTTGACTTAATAAACGTCTTTTTTGAACTcagatgacttgaatgcaacgtcttttgaaatatgtcatgaatgactccaagtaatatctttaaaatgagcaaatgcacagcggaagatttctttcataccagagaataaacatacttaaaagtgtcaatcaaaaggttggtgagttcataggtttatcataaacaatcatttcaatatttttaatagaccacaagatttcaatttataaataaccatacactcgcaagtgtataaaatcattcatacgaaataAACAcccggtaactgacattaacaaaatacatctagaatatcccctgcatacaggtatttcgcaaactgcatgctaacagcatacaaacaggccatcccttttaaaaatgacggttgCATACACTTTACAAACAGGTCATTCCTTTTAAAGATGGCAGTTGTATaatataattcgaagtactaaagcagttcaaattctttgactggggcgtgtcaaagcccacagatctatctttaggattcgcgtcaattagggtgtctgttccctaattcttaggttaccagactaaaggggtgatatccggtgtaatcATAACTCAGCCGtagaatatttttaagtacttgtgtctatttcgtcaaacatttataaaagtagcgcatgtattctcagtcccaaaaatatatattgcaaaagtatttaaaaagggagcaaatgaaactcacaatacgatattttgtagtaaaaatatgcatacgacggaactaaacaatgcagggttggcctcggattcacaaacctatatcatttatgtatatattaacacatataaatgtaatcgaacaaaaatatatatatatatatatatatatatatatatatatatatatatatatatatatatatatatatacatatatatatatacatatatatatatatat of the Rutidosis leptorrhynchoides isolate AG116_Rl617_1_P2 chromosome 5, CSIRO_AGI_Rlap_v1, whole genome shotgun sequence genome contains:
- the LOC139849011 gene encoding karrikin insensitive 2 receptor CA-like, encoding NMAAEAHNVSVIVEGRETVVLGHGFGTDQSAWKHLVSHLTMEPDYKVVLFDIMGAGTTNPDFFDFDRYSSIQGHAFDLLAILEELEISKCIFVGHSLSCMISVIASILRPDLFDKLVMLSASCKFVNTHDFYGGFEQREIDKLFEAMKTNYLSWCSGFAPLIVGGDMDSIVVQEFSRTLFNMRPDIALCNFQMIFESDLRGLLHLVSVPCHIIQSSKDTAVPSMVTDYLHRHIGSKTIVEIIQTEGHLPQLSAPEVTIPALLRHIRT